One part of the Natrinema salinisoli genome encodes these proteins:
- a CDS encoding AAA family ATPase has protein sequence MELSMKPLADSDPGRGLTVVGRRTLAELGLDSGDFLLVRGSDGNRAVTQVMPTDDIDDGTIRTNELVRRTAGVAAGETVTVEPVDVSPADSVTVALPEGFDDGADFDLSLRDELISRAVVVGQVVPVTLRSRGADDPARRTVPVRITAAAPGDIVLVRDWTRISVAPQPAEELSTAIDSTGGSARITFADIGGLDAEIAQIRETVELPLCSPDVFGRLGVEPTNGVLLHGPPGTGKRLIVQALADEADIHVETISGPAIVAARRSETAERLRNRFENAAANEPAVVFIDELDAIAGTRDDTGNSADGVGPLVSLMDDFEADNSLVVIGTTTQPETLDPALRRSGRFDREIEIGVPDRDGREEILRILTRGMPLAADVDIASLAERTHGFVGADLEILIREAALHTLRRNGIHPDENHPDDATVASLALTAADFDAAHRSATPSALREVFVEVPDATWDDVGGLAETTQRLRETVQWPLEHPDAFDRVALRPAKGVLLYGPPGTGKTLLAKVVANEAQSNFISIKGPELLNKYVGESERGVREVFEKARTNAPTVLFFDEIDAIAAERGGSSTDAGVGERVVSQLLTELDGLEELEDVVVIATTNRPDLLDDALMRPGRFDRHIHVDAPDEDARHQIFAVHTRDRPLADDVDLGTLAERTDGYVGADIEAVCREAATVAVRQHVASPTTDPDQITLTASHFDAAIEEIDRRDDDTDRFVDPGQ, from the coding sequence ATGGAACTCAGCATGAAGCCGCTTGCCGATAGCGATCCCGGTCGTGGCCTCACAGTCGTCGGTCGTCGAACGCTCGCCGAGCTTGGCCTCGACAGCGGCGATTTTCTCCTCGTTCGCGGATCGGACGGGAACCGTGCAGTCACACAGGTGATGCCGACCGACGATATCGACGACGGAACTATCCGCACGAACGAATTGGTTCGACGGACTGCAGGTGTCGCGGCCGGAGAAACGGTTACTGTCGAACCGGTCGACGTTTCTCCAGCTGATAGCGTCACGGTTGCGCTCCCGGAAGGGTTCGACGACGGGGCCGATTTCGATCTTTCCCTGCGAGACGAACTCATCAGTCGAGCCGTCGTCGTCGGCCAGGTCGTTCCGGTCACCCTGCGATCACGAGGGGCAGACGACCCCGCTCGGCGGACGGTTCCGGTCCGCATCACTGCGGCGGCACCGGGTGACATCGTTCTCGTACGCGACTGGACGCGGATTTCGGTAGCACCCCAGCCCGCGGAAGAGCTTTCGACTGCTATCGACAGCACCGGCGGCTCGGCGAGGATCACCTTCGCCGATATCGGCGGTCTAGACGCGGAAATCGCTCAGATTCGAGAGACCGTCGAACTACCGCTGTGCTCACCCGACGTCTTCGGCCGACTCGGCGTCGAACCGACGAACGGCGTATTACTGCACGGTCCGCCCGGGACCGGAAAGCGGCTCATCGTTCAGGCGCTCGCGGACGAGGCGGACATCCACGTCGAAACCATTAGCGGACCTGCAATCGTCGCAGCACGCCGCAGCGAAACGGCGGAACGGCTCCGAAATCGGTTCGAGAACGCCGCCGCGAACGAACCCGCGGTCGTCTTCATCGACGAACTCGATGCGATCGCCGGAACGCGGGACGATACCGGGAATTCGGCCGACGGCGTCGGGCCGCTCGTTTCGCTCATGGACGATTTCGAGGCCGACAACAGCCTCGTCGTCATCGGGACGACCACTCAGCCCGAGACGTTGGACCCAGCGCTGCGCCGATCCGGCCGGTTCGATCGCGAGATCGAAATCGGCGTTCCCGACCGCGACGGCCGCGAGGAAATCCTTCGGATTCTGACCCGCGGGATGCCGCTCGCGGCCGACGTCGACATCGCGTCGCTCGCCGAACGCACTCACGGATTCGTCGGCGCGGATCTGGAGATTCTCATTCGCGAGGCGGCGTTACACACCCTCCGCCGGAACGGGATTCATCCGGACGAGAACCATCCCGACGACGCGACGGTAGCATCTCTGGCGCTCACGGCAGCTGATTTCGACGCAGCCCACCGGAGTGCGACCCCCTCGGCGCTCCGGGAGGTGTTCGTGGAAGTGCCGGATGCGACCTGGGACGACGTCGGCGGACTGGCTGAAACGACCCAACGGCTCCGCGAGACCGTCCAGTGGCCGCTGGAACACCCCGACGCATTCGACCGGGTCGCGCTTCGACCGGCCAAGGGCGTGTTGCTGTACGGGCCACCGGGGACGGGCAAGACGCTGTTGGCGAAGGTCGTGGCCAACGAGGCCCAGTCGAACTTCATCTCGATCAAGGGACCGGAACTCTTGAACAAGTATGTCGGCGAGTCCGAACGAGGCGTTCGCGAAGTATTCGAAAAAGCGCGAACGAACGCGCCGACCGTCCTGTTTTTCGATGAAATTGATGCGATCGCGGCCGAACGCGGCGGCAGCAGTACCGATGCCGGCGTCGGTGAACGCGTCGTTTCACAGCTGCTGACCGAACTCGACGGGCTGGAAGAACTGGAAGACGTCGTCGTCATCGCGACGACGAACCGCCCCGATCTCCTCGACGACGCGTTGATGCGTCCCGGACGGTTCGATCGCCACATTCACGTTGACGCTCCGGACGAGGACGCGCGCCACCAGATCTTTGCGGTCCACACGCGGGACCGGCCCCTCGCCGACGACGTCGATCTCGGAACTCTCGCCGAACGAACCGACGGCTAC
- a CDS encoding ABC transporter substrate-binding protein → MTTVTFQLNWEPNGFQAPYFLARRKGFYEAEGLDVQFVEGHGSPFAAEQTARGRADVGLAGASAVLAKGSEGFDPLAVAALTKRTPAAIYTLRDVFGEPLTDLSQLAGKTVAPSATKTRILAAQALEQVGIRDTVDLLEVDPNTHHRVEHQLLDGSVDAAVGVVTNGRELEREYDRRADELAIGESLGVYGMMLVANREFAEDDPDAVRSLLRAIARGWIEATNDPEAALDALVDRNATLERRSEIELAKFRAAASELQYSDHVREAGWGVHQADRWRRLGELLAETDLLDGNVDPDDAWTNAYIDRDAPPIREYATRIGRNPAGTGG, encoded by the coding sequence ATGACTACCGTCACCTTCCAGCTCAACTGGGAGCCAAACGGTTTTCAGGCACCGTACTTTCTCGCCCGCCGAAAGGGATTTTATGAAGCGGAAGGGCTCGACGTTCAGTTCGTCGAGGGGCACGGCTCGCCGTTCGCGGCTGAACAGACCGCTCGCGGTCGCGCCGATGTGGGTCTCGCGGGTGCCAGCGCCGTCCTCGCGAAAGGGAGCGAGGGGTTCGACCCGCTAGCAGTCGCCGCGCTGACGAAACGGACTCCCGCGGCGATTTACACGCTCCGTGATGTCTTCGGTGAGCCGTTGACAGACCTGTCTCAGCTCGCCGGAAAGACGGTCGCACCGTCGGCGACGAAAACGAGGATCCTCGCCGCACAAGCCCTGGAACAGGTCGGTATCAGAGATACCGTCGACCTCCTTGAGGTGGATCCGAACACGCATCACCGGGTCGAACATCAACTACTCGACGGAAGCGTCGATGCAGCCGTCGGGGTCGTCACGAACGGGCGCGAACTCGAACGCGAGTACGACCGGCGGGCCGACGAGCTTGCCATCGGCGAGTCGCTCGGCGTTTACGGGATGATGCTCGTCGCAAACCGCGAATTCGCGGAAGATGACCCGGACGCGGTTCGATCGCTGCTTCGCGCGATCGCACGAGGATGGATAGAAGCGACCAACGACCCGGAAGCGGCGCTCGATGCGCTCGTCGATCGGAATGCGACGCTGGAGCGACGAAGCGAGATCGAACTGGCGAAGTTCCGCGCGGCTGCCTCGGAGCTTCAGTATTCCGACCACGTACGTGAAGCGGGGTGGGGAGTCCATCAGGCCGACCGCTGGCGACGGCTCGGCGAACTCCTCGCCGAAACCGACCTCCTTGACGGCAACGTCGATCCCGATGATGCGTGGACGAACGCGTATATCGACCGGGATGCGCCGCCGATACGGGAGTACGCGACACGAATCGGCCGGAACCCAGCGGGGACCGGCGGGTGA
- the fer gene encoding ferredoxin Fer, which translates to MSDDRELPNIKAGRGGDRRLERADDGETATVEYLSYGALQRHGWSRDDESLFEKAAAADLTDREHGTIEINKNEYLLDGAENEGCDWPFECRAASCANCCAFLVEGDLEMDMNLFLTDEEVDDRNLRLTCVAKPASDELKVIYEARRADYLQNVVGEREV; encoded by the coding sequence ATGTCTGACGATCGGGAGCTGCCGAACATCAAAGCCGGACGAGGAGGCGACCGACGCTTGGAGCGGGCGGACGACGGCGAGACTGCTACCGTGGAGTATCTCAGCTACGGAGCGTTACAGCGCCACGGGTGGAGTCGCGACGACGAGAGTCTCTTCGAGAAGGCGGCCGCAGCCGACCTTACTGACCGGGAGCACGGGACGATAGAGATCAACAAGAACGAGTACCTCCTCGACGGGGCCGAGAACGAGGGCTGCGACTGGCCGTTCGAGTGTCGCGCCGCCTCCTGTGCGAACTGCTGTGCGTTCCTCGTCGAGGGCGACCTCGAGATGGATATGAACCTGTTCCTGACCGACGAGGAAGTCGACGACCGGAACCTTCGACTGACGTGCGTGGCGAAACCTGCGAGCGACGAGCTAAAAGTCATCTACGAGGCCAGGCGCGCCGACTACCTCCAGAACGTCGTCGGCGAACGGGAAGTGTAG
- a CDS encoding 2Fe-2S iron-sulfur cluster binding domain-containing protein codes for MDIELPAVGPGAKETADNGEDLPPVELEYLSYRAVVRNGWSVEDDDLFEKAAEENLSERYHGKIEIDRTETLLRSAEENDLKWGSQCRSGTCNVCTAVLKSGEAEMDMNLALSDEEVEERNLRLTCVSKPESDTLQMVFNAAPEADGNPGGG; via the coding sequence ATGGATATCGAGCTCCCCGCAGTAGGGCCAGGGGCGAAAGAGACCGCCGACAATGGGGAGGATTTACCGCCAGTGGAACTGGAGTATCTCAGTTATCGGGCCGTCGTCAGGAACGGTTGGAGCGTCGAGGACGACGATCTCTTCGAGAAAGCCGCGGAGGAGAACCTCAGCGAGCGGTATCACGGGAAAATAGAGATCGATCGGACCGAAACGCTTCTGCGGTCGGCCGAGGAGAACGACCTGAAGTGGGGGTCCCAGTGCCGATCCGGCACCTGTAACGTCTGTACGGCGGTCCTAAAGAGCGGTGAGGCAGAGATGGACATGAATCTTGCCCTCTCCGACGAGGAAGTCGAGGAGCGGAATTTGCGACTCACCTGCGTCTCTAAGCCCGAAAGTGATACGCTTCAGATGGTTTTCAACGCGGCTCCGGAAGCGGACGGGAATCCGGGTGGTGGCTGA
- a CDS encoding pyrroloquinoline quinone-dependent dehydrogenase, producing the protein MAAEDQEDKAVKAASETIVEETDLGYQVFNAPDESVLDQHDTDRIPRFDVTQEMLDEGSGDPESWLMFANNYEGHRYATADVITPDNVDQLELEYEMTVGANSSMEGSPVIVPGDPPVMYQTNGPSHVKAIDAREGETLWSYTYPAPEDAVLCCDDNNRGVAVWEDKIYMTSLDSGVQALDRYTGDELWYTSTADYKEGYSATWAPIVYDGILFTGSAGGEYGVRGFHCAIDAETGEELWRMHPCPEEEYIGDSIKQSGGTNWMSPTLDTQRELLYFNVGNPSPDFNGTVRPGPNRNTCSTIAVDIHTGEIQWSHQESAHDIWDYDSAQMRMILRDVEIDHRDYEGDIVYNAGKTSWTYTMHPDTGDLLVRGEPITQQINFMKMVPHVDEEREYVMLPGLLGGQDWQPSAYDPGTGLCYHKVLNTPHSVKWRSEEYRPGEKFWGGVVDVEPDEEDVPDDYNGHISAIAAVDPTTGQVVWRDWIDSDRYLWGGTMTTATGLLFAGTQNGNMVAYDSENGERLWEFDLSDKAIGGDPVSWYDPGTEKQYVAIQVGGSGFVGRGPRGDRLAVFSLEA; encoded by the coding sequence ATGGCAGCAGAAGATCAAGAAGACAAAGCCGTCAAGGCCGCAAGCGAAACGATCGTCGAAGAGACCGACCTCGGATATCAGGTGTTCAACGCTCCGGACGAGTCGGTTCTCGACCAGCACGACACCGATCGAATCCCCCGGTTCGACGTCACACAGGAGATGCTCGACGAGGGGAGCGGAGACCCCGAAAGTTGGCTGATGTTCGCCAACAATTACGAGGGACACCGCTACGCGACGGCCGACGTCATCACGCCGGATAACGTCGACCAACTCGAACTCGAGTACGAGATGACGGTCGGCGCGAACTCCAGCATGGAAGGGTCGCCCGTCATCGTTCCGGGCGATCCGCCCGTAATGTATCAGACGAACGGACCGAGTCACGTGAAGGCGATCGACGCCCGCGAGGGGGAGACCCTCTGGAGCTACACCTATCCCGCGCCCGAGGACGCGGTGCTGTGCTGTGACGATAACAACCGCGGCGTCGCCGTCTGGGAGGACAAGATCTACATGACCTCACTGGACTCCGGCGTCCAAGCGCTCGATCGCTACACGGGCGATGAGCTCTGGTACACGTCCACCGCGGACTACAAGGAGGGGTACTCCGCGACGTGGGCTCCAATCGTGTACGATGGCATCCTGTTCACCGGGAGCGCCGGTGGGGAGTACGGCGTGCGCGGGTTCCACTGTGCGATCGATGCGGAAACCGGGGAAGAACTCTGGCGGATGCACCCCTGCCCCGAAGAGGAGTACATCGGCGACTCGATCAAGCAGTCCGGCGGCACCAACTGGATGAGTCCGACGCTCGATACGCAGCGTGAACTGCTCTACTTCAACGTCGGCAATCCGAGCCCGGACTTCAACGGCACCGTCCGACCGGGGCCGAACCGCAACACGTGCTCGACGATCGCGGTCGACATCCACACCGGCGAGATCCAGTGGTCCCACCAGGAGTCCGCACACGACATCTGGGACTACGACTCCGCACAGATGCGAATGATCCTTCGCGACGTGGAAATCGACCACCGCGACTACGAGGGAGATATCGTCTACAACGCCGGGAAGACCTCGTGGACCTACACCATGCATCCGGATACCGGCGACCTGCTCGTGCGTGGCGAACCCATCACTCAGCAGATCAACTTCATGAAGATGGTGCCCCACGTCGACGAGGAGCGCGAGTACGTCATGCTGCCGGGACTGCTCGGCGGGCAGGACTGGCAGCCGTCGGCGTACGATCCCGGGACTGGTCTGTGCTACCATAAGGTGCTCAATACGCCCCACTCGGTAAAGTGGCGCAGCGAAGAGTACAGGCCCGGAGAAAAGTTCTGGGGCGGCGTCGTCGACGTCGAACCCGACGAAGAGGACGTGCCGGACGACTACAACGGCCACATCAGTGCTATCGCCGCAGTCGACCCCACCACAGGACAGGTCGTCTGGCGCGACTGGATCGACAGCGACCGGTACCTCTGGGGAGGGACGATGACGACTGCTACCGGCCTCCTGTTCGCCGGGACACAGAACGGAAACATGGTCGCCTACGACTCCGAGAACGGCGAGCGGCTCTGGGAGTTCGATCTCTCAGACAAGGCTATCGGCGGTGATCCGGTCAGCTGGTACGATCCCGGGACCGAGAAACAGTACGTCGCGATCCAGGTCGGCGGCAGCGGCTTCGTCGGTCGCGGGCCGCGCGGTGACAGACTCGCCGTCTTCTCGCTTGAAGCGTAA
- a CDS encoding DUF4242 domain-containing protein, whose translation MSSPTDDFLILRELPEPITTDELDAAAEQSGEALKELRDEGVDIRWVDSEVMTNDDEEVVGTFCHYSAESEDAVREHADRAGLPATKITRRGEPLSGE comes from the coding sequence ATGAGTTCACCAACGGACGACTTCCTGATCCTGAGAGAGCTTCCGGAACCGATTACGACCGACGAACTGGACGCGGCAGCGGAGCAATCCGGAGAGGCGCTAAAGGAACTCCGCGATGAGGGTGTCGACATTCGCTGGGTGGATTCGGAGGTAATGACGAATGACGACGAAGAGGTCGTCGGGACGTTCTGTCATTACAGCGCGGAGAGTGAGGACGCAGTCCGCGAACACGCTGACCGAGCCGGACTTCCGGCAACGAAAATCACGCGTCGAGGTGAACCGTTGTCCGGAGAATGA
- a CDS encoding pyrroloquinoline quinone-dependent dehydrogenase gives MSIEEDRAVQAAQDTVVRETDNGYRVLGSPEESVTHQHDIDRIPQFDVTQEMISESGENPEAWLTYGGNYEMHRYTTADVIGPDNVSDLEVEYDIRVGSGSSMEGSPVIVPGDPTVMYQSNGPNHIKAIDARNGDVLWSYTYAVPSDVVLCCDDNNRGPAVWQDKVYMTTLDSGVVALNRYTGEEEWYTSTADHERGYSATWAPIVQDGTLYTGSAGGEYGVRGFHTAIDAETGEEEWFTRTCPEEEWVGDSINQAAGTNWMSATYDEERDVLYMPVGNPGPDFDGSVRPGPNRNTCGTLCLDAETGERLWFHQESAHDVWDYDSASPRMLIRDLEFDHRDEIRDTVVNAGKTGWAYSMDAETGQLITRSDPGVQQLNMFSMTPHIDDGRRGTFMPGGMGGCDWHPATYNHETGLVYFKMHNNAQEAWWRFEEFEEGRKYWGGILEDETEAMPDEYNGHISSITAFDPTTGKLVWRDWIDSDTYIWGGTMSTTTGLMFAGTQNGQFIAYDAADGERLWEFDTGDAPLSSSPVSWYDPDEGKQYIAIQVGGSGWLRRGKRDDRVVVFSLAE, from the coding sequence ATGTCAATAGAAGAAGACAGAGCGGTTCAGGCTGCACAGGATACGGTCGTTCGAGAGACCGATAACGGTTATCGGGTACTCGGTTCGCCCGAGGAATCGGTCACCCACCAACACGACATCGATCGCATACCGCAATTCGACGTCACCCAGGAGATGATAAGCGAATCCGGTGAGAATCCGGAGGCGTGGCTGACGTACGGCGGTAACTACGAAATGCACCGCTACACGACGGCCGACGTCATCGGCCCGGACAACGTAAGCGACCTCGAGGTCGAGTACGACATCAGGGTCGGTTCCGGGTCGAGCATGGAGGGATCGCCGGTCATCGTTCCCGGGGATCCGACGGTGATGTACCAGTCGAACGGGCCGAATCACATCAAGGCGATCGACGCCCGTAACGGTGACGTGCTGTGGAGTTACACCTACGCGGTGCCCTCCGACGTGGTACTGTGCTGTGACGACAATAATCGCGGACCCGCCGTCTGGCAGGACAAGGTGTACATGACCACCCTGGACTCGGGGGTCGTCGCACTCAACCGGTACACCGGCGAAGAAGAGTGGTACACGTCGACGGCGGACCACGAACGGGGCTACTCCGCGACGTGGGCACCGATCGTCCAGGACGGAACCCTCTACACGGGATCCGCCGGCGGCGAGTACGGCGTCCGGGGCTTCCATACGGCTATCGACGCCGAGACCGGTGAGGAGGAGTGGTTCACGCGGACCTGCCCCGAAGAGGAGTGGGTCGGCGACTCGATCAACCAGGCTGCCGGCACCAACTGGATGTCGGCGACGTACGACGAGGAACGGGACGTCCTGTACATGCCGGTCGGCAACCCCGGACCGGACTTCGACGGCTCTGTCCGTCCGGGACCGAACCGCAACACGTGCGGGACGCTGTGTCTCGACGCCGAGACCGGCGAGCGCCTCTGGTTCCATCAGGAGTCGGCCCACGACGTCTGGGACTACGACTCGGCGTCGCCGCGGATGCTCATCCGCGACCTCGAGTTCGACCACCGCGACGAGATCAGAGACACGGTCGTCAACGCCGGCAAGACCGGCTGGGCGTACTCGATGGACGCAGAGACGGGCCAACTCATCACCCGATCGGATCCGGGCGTCCAGCAGCTGAACATGTTCAGCATGACCCCGCACATCGACGACGGTCGCCGGGGGACGTTCATGCCCGGCGGGATGGGCGGCTGTGACTGGCACCCGGCGACGTACAACCACGAGACCGGGCTGGTCTACTTCAAGATGCACAACAACGCCCAGGAGGCGTGGTGGCGGTTCGAGGAGTTCGAGGAGGGCCGCAAGTACTGGGGCGGTATCCTCGAGGACGAGACCGAAGCGATGCCCGACGAGTACAACGGCCACATCAGTTCCATCACCGCGTTCGATCCGACGACGGGGAAACTCGTCTGGCGCGACTGGATCGATAGCGACACCTACATCTGGGGCGGAACGATGTCGACCACGACCGGCCTGATGTTCGCCGGGACCCAGAACGGCCAGTTCATCGCCTACGACGCCGCGGACGGCGAGCGCCTCTGGGAGTTCGACACCGGCGACGCTCCGCTCTCGTCCAGCCCCGTCAGCTGGTACGATCCCGACGAGGGCAAACAGTACATCGCCATCCAGGTCGGCGGTAGCGGCTGGCTCCGCCGCGGCAAGCGGGACGACCGCGTCGTCGTCTTCTCGCTGGCCGAGTGA
- a CDS encoding class I SAM-dependent methyltransferase, whose protein sequence is MIAVTLVLFLWGGATVRSAATSLLSPPPWVLDREKYDALAAEIPLSESERMLDIGCGTGRSLVGLAPAIPERCSLLAVDVFDDRIILGNGPQLASRNARLAGVEVTPMRGDAARIPLEEDTVDIVTLCRVLHDLSATDARETLTEARRVCTPGGTVGVLALPYPHDEDASPATYWSELVADAGLTVSTVVEREDGYVIVVGTAPE, encoded by the coding sequence GTGATCGCAGTTACCCTCGTATTATTCCTCTGGGGAGGTGCAACAGTCCGATCGGCAGCAACGTCACTGCTATCCCCCCCACCCTGGGTACTCGACCGCGAAAAGTACGACGCACTGGCCGCCGAAATCCCGCTTTCGGAGTCCGAACGGATGCTCGACATCGGCTGTGGGACCGGGCGATCCCTCGTCGGGCTTGCACCCGCTATCCCCGAGCGCTGCTCGCTTCTCGCGGTCGACGTGTTCGATGATCGAATCATCCTCGGCAACGGACCGCAATTAGCGAGCCGGAACGCGCGGCTCGCTGGCGTCGAGGTGACGCCGATGCGGGGGGACGCCGCACGTATCCCGTTGGAGGAAGATACCGTCGACATCGTCACGCTCTGTCGCGTGCTCCACGACCTCTCGGCGACTGATGCCCGCGAGACGCTTACCGAAGCACGCCGCGTCTGTACACCCGGTGGGACAGTTGGGGTACTCGCGCTTCCGTACCCACACGACGAGGATGCCTCACCGGCAACCTACTGGAGCGAATTAGTCGCTGATGCCGGACTCACTGTCAGTACCGTAGTCGAGCGTGAGGACGGCTATGTCATCGTCGTTGGCACTGCCCCCGAGTGA
- a CDS encoding AAA family ATPase — MEFTVKAALRSESPTDAVATLTATAMKELEVADGDPVRVVSGEQTVATRARTGTSETMNEREVRLPRSLRQSLGADIGETVSVEGANAREADQLTLSLPPDVTEEIAIDLTNALVDRVLMAGQTIAVGDDPNSGAGHTAATSHGVPVHVAETEPSGSVVVRDWTTVRLSGSSIDGSSLVPPVESTTGFDEIGGLDAAIDQVRELVELPLANPELFRTLDIDPPHGVLLYGPPGTGKTALVRALADEADVTLVTVRGSDVVSLDPDGEDPFETAMAQAEENAPAIVFVDDLDVLTDDLGGERGHRRVARLVSVLDDHDPRSRVAVVGATASPETLDSSLRRPGRFDCEIEVPVPDRDDRREILDVYTEGVPLANDVDLDRIAERTHGFVGADLERLIRESAIQALRRNGLDPEGTDGTVDAAVLETLDVTSSDVDVGIRTIDPSALREVFVEVPDATWDDVGGLAETTQRLRETVQWPLEHPVAFDRVALRPAKGVLLYGPPGTGKTLLAKVVANEAQSNFISIKGPELLNKYVGESERGIREIFEKARVNAPSVVFFDEIDAIAAERGGSTDAGVGEHVVSQLLTELDGLEELEDVVVIATTNRPDLLDDALMRPGRFDRHIHVDAPDEDARRQIFAVHTRDRPLADDVDLGTLAERTDGYVGADIEAVCREAASVAVRQYVGTPDADPGKIDITATHFEEALETVDRERDGQTSALSDPLPDLDDTRQ; from the coding sequence ATGGAGTTCACCGTCAAAGCGGCACTTCGCTCGGAGTCTCCCACTGATGCTGTCGCCACGCTTACCGCGACCGCGATGAAGGAACTCGAGGTCGCCGATGGGGATCCTGTTCGAGTCGTTTCAGGCGAACAAACGGTCGCTACCAGAGCCCGGACCGGAACGAGTGAGACGATGAACGAACGCGAAGTTCGACTCCCGCGATCGCTTCGACAATCCTTGGGGGCCGATATCGGTGAGACGGTATCAGTTGAGGGAGCTAATGCGAGGGAAGCCGATCAACTGACGCTCTCGCTTCCCCCAGACGTGACGGAGGAAATCGCCATCGATCTCACGAACGCGCTCGTCGATCGTGTCCTGATGGCCGGGCAGACGATTGCTGTCGGGGACGATCCGAACTCCGGTGCCGGACATACCGCTGCTACCAGTCACGGCGTTCCGGTTCACGTCGCCGAAACCGAACCGTCCGGTTCGGTCGTCGTCCGCGATTGGACGACCGTTCGGCTCTCGGGCTCGTCGATCGACGGGTCGTCGCTCGTTCCGCCGGTCGAATCGACGACTGGGTTCGACGAAATCGGGGGGCTCGACGCGGCCATCGATCAGGTACGGGAACTCGTCGAACTCCCGCTAGCGAATCCCGAACTGTTCCGGACGTTGGATATCGATCCGCCCCACGGTGTCCTCCTGTACGGGCCGCCCGGGACGGGAAAGACGGCGCTCGTTCGAGCGCTGGCTGACGAAGCGGACGTTACGCTTGTAACAGTTCGAGGGTCCGATGTCGTTTCGCTCGACCCCGACGGGGAAGATCCGTTCGAGACAGCGATGGCCCAAGCGGAGGAGAATGCGCCGGCGATAGTGTTTGTCGACGATCTGGACGTGCTGACGGACGATTTAGGCGGCGAACGGGGTCACCGACGGGTCGCGAGGCTCGTCTCCGTACTCGACGACCACGACCCCCGATCGAGAGTTGCCGTCGTCGGGGCGACGGCCAGCCCCGAGACGCTCGATTCCTCGCTTCGCCGTCCCGGTCGGTTCGACTGTGAGATCGAGGTTCCGGTTCCGGATCGAGATGACCGGCGGGAGATACTCGACGTGTACACGGAGGGTGTTCCCCTGGCCAATGACGTCGATCTCGATCGGATCGCAGAACGAACCCACGGATTCGTCGGGGCTGATCTCGAACGGTTGATTCGCGAGTCGGCGATACAGGCGCTTCGGCGAAACGGACTCGACCCCGAGGGTACCGACGGTACGGTCGATGCAGCCGTTCTCGAGACGCTCGATGTAACGTCGAGCGACGTCGACGTCGGGATCCGTACCATCGATCCCTCGGCGCTTCGGGAGGTGTTCGTGGAAGTGCCGGATGCGACCTGGGACGACGTCGGCGGACTGGCTGAAACGACCCAACGGCTCCGCGAGACCGTCCAGTGGCCGCTGGAACACCCCGTTGCATTCGATCGGGTCGCGCTTCGACCGGCCAAAGGCGTGTTGCTGTACGGGCCGCCGGGAACGGGTAAGACGCTGTTAGCGAAAGTCGTGGCCAACGAGGCCCAGTCGAACTTCATCTCGATCAAGGGGCCGGAACTCTTGAACAAGTACGTCGGCGAGTCCGAACGAGGGATCCGTGAGATATTCGAAAAGGCACGGGTAAACGCACCGTCGGTCGTCTTCTTCGACGAGATCGACGCGATCGCAGCCGAACGCGGCGGCAGCACCGACGCCGGCGTCGGTGAACACGTCGTTTCACAGCTGCTGACCGAACTCGACGGGCTGGAAGAACTGGAAGACGTCGTCGTCATCGCGACGACAAATCGTCCCGACCTTCTTGACGATGCGCTGATGCGTCCCGGACGGTTCGATCGCCACATTCACGTTGACGCTCCGGACGAGGACGCGCGCCGCCAGATTTTTGCGGTTCACACGCGCGACCGCCCTCTCGCCGACGACGTCGATCTCGGAACTCTCGCCGAACGAACCGACGGCTACGTCGGTGCCGACATCGAAGCCGTCTGTCGCGAGGCTGCGTCCGTCGCCGTCCGGCAGTACGTCGGTACTCCGGATGCGGATCCCGGGAAAATCGATATTACCGCTACGCACTTCGAGGAGGCACTCGAGACGGTCGACCGCGAACGCGACGGACAAACGAGCGCGCTTTCCGATCCGTTGCCCGATCTCGACGACACGAGACAGTAG